A stretch of the Lineus longissimus chromosome 12, tnLinLong1.2, whole genome shotgun sequence genome encodes the following:
- the LOC135497194 gene encoding uncharacterized protein LOC135497194 codes for MSSNRTNKPMLEKRRRARINRSVTELKRLVFELAKKPANDAIMEKADVLEMTVNHLKNRIGRRKLDNSASANPRSMAYYREGFTACTRHILDFMTIESSSSGVHNRMRMLSYLRKCLEVDTAASPNEETPPLEQLTASGNGRNSCVSNRKRSIHETDMSLYNIYNTEDSCSFTDEGEGPLKCRLSPSSSMTSNSSFELSRSTGIEGCTGDNVPSSSSPDSASSSNKVLNCSKSYDASGQFGLLGHLDSTKNLGVLSHIVLSRDQ; via the exons ATGTCTTCAAATCGG ACAAACAAACCTATGCTTGAGAAACGCCGTCGTGCTCGAATCAACAGAAGTGTGACGGAATTGAAACGTCTCGTATTCGAGCTTGCGAAAAAACCG GCAAATGATGCCATTATGGAGAAAGCAGACGTTTTAGAAATGACTGTTAATCACCTGAAGAATAGGATCGGAAGGCGTAAACTTG ATAATTCAGCGTCAGCAAACCCTCGTTCAATGGCGTATTACCGGGAAGGGTTCACCGCCTGCACCAGGCATATCCTGGATTTCATGACGATTGAGTCCTCTAGCTCTGGGGTGCACAACAGGATGAGAATGCTAAGTTATCTGCGTAAATGTCTCGAGGTGGACACAGCTGCCTCACCCAACGAGGAGACCCCGCCACTTGAGCAGCTTACGGCTTCAGGAAATGGACGCAATAGCTGCGTCTCGAATCGTAAACGGAGCATCCATGAGACTGACATGTCCTTGTACAACATTTACAATACCGAGGACAGTTGCAGCTTTACAGATGAAGGGGAGGGACCCCTGAAATGCAGGTTGTCTCCATCTTCCTCTATGACGTCCAATTCCAGTTTCGAGCTCTCTCGGTCCACCGGGATCGAGGGCTGCACAGGAGACAATGTGCCTTCTTCCTCCTCACCCGACAGCGCAAGTTCGTCCAACAAGGTCCTTAACTGCTCCAAGTCATATGACGCGAGTGGGCAGTTCGGCCTCTTGGGGCATTTGGACTCGACAAAAAATCTCGGCGTG CTGAGTCACATCGTCCTGTCGAGGGATCAATAG